A segment of the Triticum urartu cultivar G1812 chromosome 1, Tu2.1, whole genome shotgun sequence genome:
CACAACAAATAACACTTGAAATATGATTGGGAAGATTTAGGATTGAGGAGTAAGAAGAGGAATGCACTATTTATCCATTGCTTAACCTGCTCCTTATAGACGACTTGAATGGTATGCAATGATATAAGTCATCAGTCCTTCACTAGGTCAATAGCGAAGAATTATTTTGTATAAAATTTGTCCTTGGGTAGGTCAGAGGCAATAAAATGTGATAGCCTGACTTactagggatgatagactacccatatcaataaggaattccttcttttctgaaagcccattcggacagaactccaaagttaagcgtgttCAACTTGATGTAATTTCgggatgggtgaccgaccagAAAGTTGCTCCCcagtgcgcacgagtgaggacaaagtgcgcagaaaagactagtattgatctgtgagaccattctagatcccgccaggagtaacgaccatcggCGGATGTGTCCGgtgcgttacaagttggtatcagagccgaccctcgcggttacacagATGTTTGCGGATAGTTGCGCGGTCATGTTGtgcatgacgtttgtgacccatcgtggcacacgacatggcacatgtgccggactggaagcacagacgtatgtgccaagatggaatgttcctgtggcccgacgaggacgtcggttcctctgagtgagGGTGTATATGATAGCCTCccttaatagggatgatagactactcatatcgaTAAGGAAATCCTTTTTTTTTCGaaagcccattcggacagaactctaaagttaagtgtgcttagcttggagtaatttcaggataGGTGACCGACCGGAAATTTGCTCCCGGATGCGCACAAGTCATGATAAAGTGCACAGAAAAGAttagtattgatctatggggccagtctaggTCCCGCCAGAAGTAATGACCGCTGGCTTAGGAGAAGTTATGACTGGCTTAGGAGATTGTCAAATCATGTTGTAGTCACTAAAAAATCATACGTGACAACAATACATACTTTGCAAGATTTATACTGAGATAACATTTTGAATTTTGAAACATAGGAGAATGGGCATGAGCTCCGCGTCACCTCCCCCGCGGGCGGCTCGGGAGGGCTCAACCGCCACCACCTAGTAACCGTCTAGCGCCCTTCTCCCCCTCCGCCACTGCCGATGGTCGGCGCCGGGCAAAGCCCGTGCGTGCTCCGACGGTGACGGAGGGTCTCTCCTCCCTTTCCCGGATCCTTGGTGGCACAGGCGTCCTGATCCGCGGGGTGCGGCCCTCCCGATGGTGTGGCGGCGGCTCGCGGCGGTGCACGAGCACCCAGATCCATGGGTGTGGGCTTCTTGGCAGCGTGCGAGCtcccggcggcggcgggatcggTCGACGTTGGGCTTGGGCAATGGCGTCGGCTGCGTGGTGGGATCTTGTCGCTCGTGGGGGATCTCTCCACTCCGGCCATCGTGGAGGAACCTGGACCTAGGGCGGCGGCCCCGTTAGGCATGGCGATGGTGTCCTCGGTTGGCGACATTCGCGGGAGATGGATGGACGGCGTCTTGACCGCGTGGGCGGTGAGTTGCTGGTGGATCTCCTCCGCGTTGCAGGCTCTCTCCCGCTGCATTTGGTGGCTTACGATCGCGGTCGTCGGCCTCGTTGTGTTCGCGGGGGCTGGTAGAGATGACATCGAACCGGAGAAAACTCTGGATGACTCGTTCATCCTGACGATGGTGACGACCAGGGTCGCCGTTCTCCTCGCAGGCGCCACCGAGGTCCCTGCCCTCCACCCCGACCCCATGCCTGGGTGAAAACCTAAAATCTCCTTAGATTGGGCGGCGACGGCACTACGTGTGTCGTACCCTTCTTAAAGACGCCGCCTGAAACGTTTGGGTGCTCGGTTAGAAGAATTGCAGGCGAAGGGGATGGGACCAGTGGAAACAGATGGTGTTCGCGATGGAGAAGCGGCGTGACATCTGGCACATCGACCAAGTGTTTTGTATAAAGCATCCATGTTTGTGTAATGCAGGAAAAGGTGGCTCTAAGTCGTGCTAAATATTATCTTATTGTATGAACACCCTTGACTATCCCTACAAACCTCCAGGTTCCGACGAGTTCTCCGATGAGAGGATGCCCGTTTTCGTTACCGATTCACTCACTTGATGAGGTACAGTCGGATCTAGTAAGGTTCATATGACTTTACGAGTAATGACCATGAATTTCTTTACCACAAAAAGATGTCCATGAATTTCTTATTCAATTACGGCTAGAAAAGGCTCAATTTTTTTTGCTAGAAGAGGAAAAGACAAGGGTACTCTTCGCAAGAAAGACTAGGCTTTTGTGTTCCTCTTTCCTACCTGAGTTGTTCCAAGAACCAGAGTGTTCTAGATTCAGAAGCAAAGTACGAAAGATAAGCTTGTCTGGCTATATTTGCGATTGAATGAGCCAACTAAGTTACTACTCcttccgtaaactaatataagagtgtttagatcaatACTTTAGTGTTCTAAATGAACGTTTAGATCAATACTTTAATgttctaaatgctcttatattagtttacggagagAGTAGTTTATTATTTCGGTTAGTTAACTAGCCGAAGTTCTAGTTTACATGAAAAATCTCTCAAGTGTTAACCAAAATCATCATGCTGTTGTGCGTACCATGGTGCTATTTATGTATCAATTCCTACGAGGAAAAAAATTCTTTCTCAATTTCTTATAGGCTAGCTGTGAAAGACAAATCTAGCGAGAGTAATTATTGGTGAGCAGAAGCAAGACCTGATGAGCTTCACTGCTCCTCCAAGTCCAACACTGACTCCAAGGTTCCTACAGATCACACACAAGAATGTTGTATCGGAGTATCGAATGGTTGGAGTAGGATTGCTTGATGTCCACTGAAGGACGAGGCAGATGGAAACTAGCTGAGGCTGTAGAGCAAAAGACAACCTCAGAATAGCGACATGAATCCTGGAGTACAAGTTGTAATTAATTCCGGTAACACATCAGTAATTCCCAGTGTCTTCTATGCCTAAAGATATTATATTCAAATCGCTAATGCGCAGAGACACAACAAAAAGCACTTGAAATGTGATTGGGAAGTATTACCATTGAGGAGTAATATGAGCGATGTGAAGCGCTATTTATCTATCCCTTCCTTACATTTCCTTGCTCCTTATAGACGACTTGAATGGTATGCAGTGATATAAGTCATCAGTCCTTTGCTAGGTGAATAGTGGAGAATTCTTTTGTTGTGAAACCTGTCCTTGGTAGGTCAGAGGCAATAGAGATTATATGTCGTCGAGACAAACAATGGGCTTTATATGTCGTTGAGACAAATGTTGCACCTAGAAATGGCAAAGTTAACATTCCAAAGTTCTTGAAAAATAAAATCCAATGGCTAAGTTTTCGTTCTCACGAGAAAAAGCGAGCTAACTAGAACCATTGTCGTCTAGGTATGCTCATATGTGACCGCGGGGTCAATTTATCCTGATACATTTTGAAGAAACATACTTTATTCATTTACACAATCATAGTTGTAGAAATCTCAAGATTCTAGATTAACTGTGTTTTGCTTGGACATTATACTAACCTCTCGGACGGGAGTGTTCAACCGCTTGTATTGACTGGGGCTAGACACACTATGAGGATCTCACTTGATTTCCGGCAAACTCACTATAGTATAAACATGAGTGTGATGGTTTGAACTCCGATGGGTGATGTTGAGTGCTTCTACTTGTCATTTTTCATACCAAGAGGAAAACACAATCACACACATACGCACGTCTGCCTTTGAAACATGCTTCTAGCATTGATAGGGACCGAACATATATTCATAAATCACACCAAGTTTTTACTGAAAATACACATGTGTGTATAAATGTGGGCATAAGAAAAGAAAAAGGTCTCTCAGTCGTACCAAATAATCCTCTTTCATTGTATGGATGCCCATGACTGTCTCTACAACCTCACCTCTTCGCTGCCGAGTCACTCCACTCGATGAGTTACACAGCTGGTGCAAACTATTTTTGTTCATCACAGAGTTTCTTGTATAGAAGTTATAGTGAGAAACCGGTATCATGGAGTCTGAGAGACAGAGATCGATGCTTATGTGAAAGCAGGAAACCGTGCCCTGCATCTGCGTGCATGGTTGCAAGTTCATGATCCTGCCTACCTCGAGCATTTTCCATCATGCTGTTGTCGATGGCAACAACTGCTGATACTCCGAATGGTAAACGTGAATAATGGTGGAGTTCAGCCCACCAAACAAATAAGCCGAACACGACGTGCGCCAATGCTGTTCTTTGCCTTCTCCCGGGGATGCCAGTCTCTTAAACTCAACAGCTAGCTGCGAAATGTTTTTCTGAACCTTGAACAGTTAAACCTCGGTTCAGCTATACCAACATGTCTGACCGTCGTGTAAGAGTAAGTAGTACTGTATACGTATTATGCCAGCTGTCACTCTCTCCTTCCACCATCTTCTCTAGAAAACTATAACTAACATGAACTCAAAAGATTTGAAGCGAATATATGAGCGTTCTACCGATCAGTTCTGTTTATATTCGTTTCTGCAGCTAGCTAAACCTGGATTCAGAAAGTTCTTGTCACATCCTGACAATTCCCCCCAGAAATGTTCACCACCATTTACACGACCAATATATGTTTGGTGGTATACTAGACTACTACTACTAATATAGTAATATGAGATGCAAAAAATAAGCACCGATATTTCTGATCACAGAGATTATCAGTCTGTTCTTCTCTTGGAGGACAAAAAAAACTCTGCTGTCCTGATCATTTTGATATTGCTGTCAGAGCAACAAGAGGAGTCTATTCTGAATTTCTGACAAGGCCTTTCTGACGACATGCATAAGCGAGTTACCCTTCCGTGACGGCTTTTCTGTTCTTCTTCCTCTTGACCTTGCGCCGGATCTTACCGCCGACGGCATCCCCTGGCTGCGGCTGCGACGACGACCCCATGGATTCTGCTTCTGCAGCGGCGGCTTCGTCCTCGGCGTTGGGCTGCATCCCCCGCATGACCACCGCCGGGAACACCCAGTTGGACACGAAGTAGAAGAGCAGCATGACGGCACTGCGCCCCCGAACACCACCATGCAAAGTCAGAAAACACAGCGACAAAACCAGAGCGCCAGCCGCGTACGCGGCACAGAGTTTACAGTCGCACTCGCCTGATCGGGATGAGCGAGGAGACGTCGCCGGTGTCGGCCGGCGAGCCGGGCACCAGCTTGGGCGCGAGGATCTCGCTCAGCTCCGGCGGCAGCGCGCGGAGCCGCCGCGCACGCCGCGGGAGCTTTGCTCCGGGACGCTGCGCGGTTGCGGCCGCTGCGCCACGGCGGGCGCCATTcccagccggagcggcggcggagGCCAGGCGCCGGGAGCCTATCGTCAGAGTAGCCGCCTCCATGGAGACGGCACGTTGCGATATCTTCGAGCTGGAGAGGTTTAAGCTCAGGTGGCTCCTCGGTGTGCCTGCTTGGGTGAGGCGACGCCCCGATGCCTTCCGTTATGGATAAGGAACTCTGTCTGTTTGTTTTCCCGGCGTTTGGGTGtcaatttttattttatttttgagaAATGTTAGCTAGGAATGGCAGCTGTGGGGCCAGGTCATTGGCGCACCACTTGGCCACCGACCGATTAGTTGTTTCAAATGACAGCAATACTTACTCATAACCTCCTCGATGGTGTATCATTGATGGTTGAGTGACTTTATCCCAAAATTACGGATGGGTTTCTTGTGGTAAGACTTTAAATTCTTGTCCTCACGAAACCAAGTATGAATGTTGACCCAAAATGTTGCGTCCTTTTTGCTCCGTGCCATGAACCGGATCAACGCTAGTGGCCAACCACACATCGCACAACAATTTATCCTCcttcatgttgaaactttttcctCTACCCCTCTTCTTTCGATCGACCGACCATTCCTCTGAATTAAGGTCAACGTCGCCGCCCTACTCTGGTGGGATGGTGTATGAATCCGGTTCCTGGGTGTACGTGCCGGACTACTGGGTCTATGTGCCCGGTCGCGTGCCCTGCTAGGTGTACGTGTCAGACTGTGTGCACGTGCCCGACTGTTGGGTGTGCACCTTCAGCTTCGAGTCATCCGTTGGCCGAATCTCGAAACAACCTCTGCCATCGTCGTGGATCATCTCAAACATCTGCTTGTCCACATCGTCATACGCCAGTTTGCCCAGTTGAGACATATCGGCGAATAGAGAGCGGGCATCGGGATGATCCACGTCCGGCGTATGCGACCAGACAAGCTGCAGCGATGCCGACTCCACGAAATAGAGCAGCGCTGCTTGGACATCGACACAATAAGACACGTCCCCGGCGACGAAGGTCGGGGACTGCCGGCCGAGCTGCTTGGGGGCGTAGAAGTAGGGAGTTGATATTGCTCCAGCCAGGACGGCGTGCGCATGGACGGTGGCGCCCTACGTCCCAGACCCCGTCGGCCTTGCCTGCCACCCTTCTCTGCATCCTCCACCTCCGCCATCTCCGACAGCTTTTCGTATGGGTCCACCGACGGTGGCGGTAAAAAAGGCGGGAATTGAGGTGGAGAGTTGCGAGATGGTAGCGGAAAGGGTGGAGAAGGGAGGGGGGTTGTCGTGGTAACAATGCAGACCGCTCCAAATGCATGGGCTGTGCCTTGATTTTGGGTAGGCCGAGCGTGTTAGAGTCTTATGTGGCGGGTGTCCAGACTCCCGCAAAGCCCCCTAATTTGCTTCCGGTGGTTTGGAGCATTCGGACAACTCGGTTTAGACGTTTGCGGGCAATTTGAGGGTCCGTGTTAGAGAACCCTTATAGGGAAAGCCCAAACATTTTGATATGTGAAGCAAAACTAGAGTTGAACCACGATACTTTTGCATTCATATACCAACGGACTTTGCTTTTTTTACCGGCAAAACACTATTGTTCCATTTTGCATGAAAATTATCAAGCATGCTCCGAAGACTAATATGAACATGTAAAAAAGTAGAATTTATAAAAAATCCTTGCGAGCACTATTTTGTTTTGAATTCATCCTCTTTATTTCTTACtcaaaacgctcttatattatgggacggatgGAGTACCTTTTACACATTCCCACTACAGGCTGCCTTGTAACGAGTCCGATCTATTTCTCAACTTGGAGTAGGGGAAAGGAGGGGAAGGGAGTTGGTAGCAAGGAGAAAGAGGATAGGAGGCGGGAGGAAGAACAGCTTCTCTCCGGGTGCGATTCAGTTAGTCATCCAACATGCCTTATAACTGGCCGGGTCCTGGCCTAAAATACCCACACCAACCCACTCGTCTACTCCTCGCCCAAGTCATCCTTGACTTGGTCAGCTCCAGCCTATCCTTGGTCCTTGTGGTCGCTGCCTGCGGGTCCCGTCGCTCGGTCCTTCATGCTAGCTGTGGCGGTAGGCCCCATCGTTACATTCTCCCCTCCTTGAGTGCCGGCTTGTCCCCAAGTCGGTGCTGCCGGAAATCGATGACGGAGCTCACCAGGGTCTTCCCACGTCGCTAGGGATGGCGGTAGGCCGCTCCACAGCACCCGCACACACTTGGTAGTGTGTTGCACACTTGCGTACTGGTCGTCGAGGATGCGGCAGGGAACCTGCAAAGCCTGCAAAGTTGCATTATCAGGCGGAATCAAACCTGCAATGGGGACGTCCACACCCACTGCCTGCTTCAGCTGAGACACGTGCACCACGTCGTGTATTTTGCTGCCTGCTGGTAGTTGAAGCTTGTACGCCACTACGCCGATGCGACCAATGATTTTGTATGGCCCGTAGTATTGGAAGGCCAGCTTCTGGTATGGTCACTGCGCCAGGGACGCCTGGATGTACGGTTGTAGGCGAAGAAAGACTGAATCCCCAACCTCAAACTGCTTGTCTGTTCGGTGTTTGTCCGCTTGCCTCTTCATTCTGTCATGCGCTTGTTTCAAATGTTGTTGGAGCAGTTCATGCATCACCTCTCTTTCCTTCAGCCAAGCTGCCAAGTCAGGTACAGTGCATTCCTCCACTTGAATCACCCCAAACTCCCTTGGCAAGTGCCCATAAATGACTTCGAATGGTGTACGCCCAAGCGCCGAGTGAAAGCATGTATTGTACCAGTATTCAGCCAGGAAGAGCCATTTAAACCAATTCTTGGGGCAAGCATGCACTGCACACCTGAGGTAAGTCTCCAGACACTGGTTTACTCTCTCTGTCTGGCCGTCCGTTTGGGGGTGGTACGATGAGCTGAGCCGTAGTTGTGTCTGAGAGAGCTTGAAAAGTTCCTGCCACACACTGCTCGTGAAGATGTGATCCCGGTCGGAGATAATTGCCATCGGCAAGCCATGCAACTTGTATATGTTGTGCATAAATAGAGTCGCCACCTGCAGAGCTGTGAATGGGTGTTTGAGTGGCAGAAAATGGGCGTACTTTGAGAACTTATCGACGATGACCAGAATCACATCGAAGCCGCCCGAAGATGGTAACCCTTCGATGAAGTCCAACGAGATCACAGCCCATGGTTTCTTTGGAATTGGTAGCGGTTGGAGCAGTCCAGCTGGTGATTTGCGTTCTGTTTTCGCTTGTTGACAAACAGAGCACGAGTTAACGAATGCTTTGACCATGTCCTTCATTCCCTTCCACGAGAACAGCCGGCGAATTCGGTTGTAAGTAGCATGGAATCCCGAATGTCCCCCGATCGCGCTGTCGTGCAGTGATCTGATGATGCTCTGTTGTGTTTCTTTGTCCTCAGCGATCCAGACCCGATCGTGCTCGCGGATGATCCCGTCCTTCAAGGTGAATCCAGTCTCACCATTGGGGTCCAATGCAAGCTGAGAGAGCCGCTGCCGTGCCACTGGGTCTTGTTGATATCCTGCCACAATTGCATCCAGCCAGACAGGGCGGCAAAGTGACACTGCGCTCAACTCCGCGGTCTGTTCATGCCTGCGTCGCGATAGTGCATCCGCCGCGCGGTTCAGTGGTCCGGCTTTGTATTGAATCCGGAACTGCAGCCCGACCAATTTGGTGAACGCCCTCTGTTGAATTGGAGTGTTTAAACGCTGATCTGTAAGATTGAGTAAACTCCTTTGGTCTATGCGAATCAAAAACTCTGCATGTTGAAGGTATGGCCGCCAGTGGTCGATCACCAACAGTAACGCCAGACACTCTTTCTCGTACGCCGATAGGCCAAGATTCCGTGGGCAAAGGGCGCTCAAATACGCCACGGGGTGTGAGTCTTGCATCAGGACTGCTCCCACTCCAGTAGCGCTCGCGTCCGTTTCCACGACAAATTGTCGCGTGAAGTCTGGCAGTGCCAACACCGGGGCTTGAATTAGAGCTTGCTTGAGTGCTTGAAATGCCTCCTCAGTCACTGTCGTCCAGACAAATAGCGAATTCTTGCGAACTAAGTCTGTAAGGGGTCGGCTGGTGACTCCGAAATTCCTCACAAATTTCCGGTAGTACCCGGCTAGACCCAGAAATCCCCTCAACTCCTTCACCGACGCTGGCTGTGGCCATGTTGCAACTACCTGAATTTTGTCCGGCAGCGTTGAGACGCCTTCGCCTTTGATCTGATGCCCGAGATAGGATATACTGTTTTGTGCAAAGGTGCATTTGGAGAGCTTCGCTCGTAAATCGTTGGATCGCAGCAACGAGAGCACCTGGCGCAGCAAGATGACATGAGCTGAAAAGGTGGTTGTGTGTACCAGGATGTCATCCATGAAAACAAGGACTCCGTGGCGAAGTAAGGGCCCAAGTACTGTGTTCATTTCCCCTTGAAATGTTGATGGTCCCCCTGTCACACCATATGGAAGTACTCGAAACTGGAAGTGGCCTTGATGAGTCTTGAAGGTTGTTTTCTCTTCGTCCTCCGGTCGCAACCTGATTTGGTGGTACCCCGCACGAAGGTCCAGCTTGGAAAACCACTTGGAACCTGCCAGTTCGTCGAGCAGCTCGTCTATGATAGGTAGAGGATATGTGTTCTTGACCATGACTGCATTTAAGTGACGGAAATCCATGCAAAATCTCCATGTCAGGTCCTTCTTTTTCACCAGGAGCACAGGAGAGGAGAACGGGCTAACACTTGGGGTGATCAACCCAGCCTTTAGCATTTCCTTGACCTGGGTCTCAATTTCTGTTTTCTGTTCCGGTGTATATCGATATGGTCGTATGTTGACTAGCTTAGTTCCTGGCAACAGCGTGATGGAGTGGTCCCACTCCCGGTGCCGTGGAAGTTCAGTTGGCTCTTGGAACACCACTTGAAATTCATCGAGGAGTGTTTGGATTTCTGCTGGCATCTTCATTTTACCCTCATATTTCGGTGTGATTGCGCAGAGCGCAACGAAATGCAGAATGTCCCCATCTGCCTCTATTGCTCGAAGTTGTGTGGCTGTCACTTCCGGAACAGGCTGCAGCCGTGGCTGAATTCCTGTCAGTAGCACTTCTTTGCCATTGTGTTGAAATTTCAGCGTTTTGTTGACCCAATCCACCCACATGGGTCCGCACTGCTCAAGCCAGTCCATCCCGACGATCATATCATAGCATCCTAGAGGCAACACTCTCAGATCAGTTTGGAACTGTTGTCCTTGTGTCTTCCAAATGCAGTCTGGTAACATGCCCGCACAAGATAAAGTGCCCCCATCTGCAATCTTTACAGGCACCGGAGCCAGGGGCTGTATCTTGGCCTGCAGTCTCTCCGCACTCTGATCACTGATGCAACTATGGGAGCTGCCGGAGTCAACTAGGATCAGCATCTCGACGCCCTCGATCCGCCCCAGCAACCGCACCGTGCGGTGTGTCGTCTGCCCTGTCGTGGCCAGCTTGGAAATAGACATCAATACTTCTTCCGGATCCTCGTCCCCCATTTGTTGTTGAATTGGGTAGTCAGCTTGTAACAGTTCCAGGAGCTCCTTGACGACGTGAAGTTGCACAGTGGGGGCGCACTGGTGGCCTGCCCCCCACCGTTCCCCACACTTGAAGCATAGCCCGCGTGCTTGTCGGTAGTTCCGGAGGGCCGCAACCCGATCATCGCCGCGCCCGCCCCGCTCCCGAGCGTGAGCAGCTTCTTGTCCTCGCCTGTCCTCTGCAGCCGCAAGTGGCCCTGGGAGGGGTTGCACCGGCGGAATGCCCGCGGCCATTGGTGGGCACGGTGGTGCACGAGGCACCTCTTGTCGTCGGTACTCTCGTCTAGGCAGTGCCTCCATCAGCTCCTCCTGCAGGGATGCCAATGAAAACGTAGAGTCCAAGTCTTTTGGTTGATGTAACACAACACCTACTCGAATTTCATGTTTCAATCCTTCTAAAAATTGTGTGGTGAAGAAAACTGGATCAAACGAAGAGTTATGGGCTAATAATTGATGCATGAGTTCCTCGAATTGTGTCATATACTCTTCTACTATCCCATTCTGTTTGAGTGTGCGAAATTAGCGCAAATGTGTCTGGTACTGCTCGCGCCCAAACTTGTCACATAGGTCTGTGCACAATCCCTCCCAGGACATCGGTGTGCCACGAGCCTCACGCATCTGCAACCAGCGAGCCGCAGCACCCGTAAAATGCAGAGTAGCGACTCTAACCCACATATCAGATTGCACCCCGTAGACATCAAAGTACTTCTCACAACGTGTGCGCCAGAATTGTGGGTTTTCACCATCAAAAACTGGAAAATCCAGCCTGGGCAGGGACCAACTGGGAGGATTTGTGTGAACTATGTGCGGATCGGAAACTCCTACCGGACTCTCAGAGTGAATAGCAAGAACACGAGATCCAGCCAAGGACGTACCCTTGACCGGAGGCGGCAACTGAGTGGTGACCACTCCGTATGCCCGCCCTCCGGTATCGTCGATCTCGTCGTGGCCGTCGGGCCCGTGGTTGCGCGCGCCGGCCTCTCCTTCTGTTGTGGCCGCCAGGCGTACCACCGCGTCCTCCTCCGGGATCGGATCCGGAGGTGCCGCCAGAGCCGGATGCAGGGCGATCTGCCCCACTTGCGTCCGCAGCTCGTCGATTTGCTGCTGGATGTGGGTCACCGTCGGTC
Coding sequences within it:
- the LOC125546563 gene encoding uncharacterized protein LOC125546563, encoding MEAATLTIGSRRLASAAAPAGNGARRGAAAATAQRPGAKLPRRARRLRALPPELSEILAPKLVPGSPADTGDVSSLIPISAVMLLFYFVSNWVFPAVVMRGMQPNAEDEAAAAEAESMGSSSQPQPGDAVGGKIRRKVKRKKNRKAVTEG